The Aedes albopictus strain Foshan chromosome 2, AalbF5, whole genome shotgun sequence region ACCGCCATAAGCCAATGGAAATTGTAAATGATTGTTgagtaaaattaaaaatttgtcATGCTTGCTATAGTTCCAAATCCTCTTTTTATTTGTTCTTATTACCCATTTTTATATCAGTCCTAACTTCAATCGAATGAATCTTTCAGTGACCAAAGAACCAGACAAGCACGAGTTACCGTTGCAGCAACTGCGGTTACCAGCATCGATTGGAGAACTAAGGGCGCAGTCACACCAGTTAAGGATCAAGGTAAACCATCATAACGTTTTCTACAAACAGCGCACTTACTAACTCACTTACTAACTCCATATACCACCCGTTTCCAGGTCTTTGCGGTTCGTGCTACTCGTTCTCGGCTCTCGGAGCACTGGAGGCACAGCACTTCAACAAAACGGGCAAGCTGGTCAACCTGTCGGAACAAAACATCGTCGACTGCACGCTTTCCTACGGAAACAATGGTTGCGACGGCGGTAGCATGACCACCGTTTTCAAATACGTTAAGGCTAACAACGGAGTTGATACTACCGCTAGCTATCCTTACAAGGGCGTTGTTGCAGCTACCTGCGGTTTCAACTCGGCCAACGTTGGAGCCACTGCTACGGGCTATGTGCGTCTGCCGGTGAGTGAGGCTTCCCTGCAAACTGCTGTCGCCTCCATTGGTCCAGTTTCGGTTGCCATCGATGCCTCTCAGCCGTCCTTCCAGCAGTACAAATCCGGTATCTACTACGATCCGCTGTGCAGCAGCACTCAGCTAGATCACGGTGTAAGTACTCTTGAGATGGGGGACATCCATTGTTAATCGATTATCTTCATCGATTTTTCTTCTTCCAACAGGTGCTGGTTGTTGGTTTCGGAACGGCCAACGGTACTGACTACTGGCTGGTCAAGAACTCGTGGGGCACCTCTTGGGGAGAGCAAGGCTACTTCAGGTTGGCACGTAACCGGAACAATCACTGCGGTGTGGCTTCCGATGCCAGTTACCCAACTGTTTAAGAAAACGTTTGACGCATACTTGAGTGCCCCGAAATCCTGTAAAATAACCTAATTATCGTGTCCTTtgtacactgccgttctacgcatagttgtcccatgttatatgggattcccatataacatgggacaattatgcgtaggacgGCAGTACAGTGCTTATAAAGTTTAGCATTCTCTAGTCGGAAGTAAAATATTGCAATTCAAATAAAACTAGAATCAATTTTATTCTTTTGTAGTTATAATTGTTTTAATATCAATAAACCTGACTTAACCAGCCCCCTTTCCCAAACCATAGATAGACTAATGTTTTCAAAAAGCATGTTCTCATATATTCATgggtgtaaggactgttcattttataaagagttcaccttgcttgtgcgatatgtttttatttttcaatataaccattatcagttttttgcataactttcaacAGTTAT contains the following coding sequences:
- the LOC109413838 gene encoding procathepsin L-like, whose protein sequence is MKCVLILLVIALAVFAAPSEGEEDAWTSFKGRHGKRYNGTEEHRRRGNFNMNKARIDSHNRRHGHGGVSFRMGTNKYSDMTPEEFAQTMNGFKHGGAVDQRTRQARVTVAATAVTSIDWRTKGAVTPVKDQGLCGSCYSFSALGALEAQHFNKTGKLVNLSEQNIVDCTLSYGNNGCDGGSMTTVFKYVKANNGVDTTASYPYKGVVAATCGFNSANVGATATGYVRLPVSEASLQTAVASIGPVSVAIDASQPSFQQYKSGIYYDPLCSSTQLDHGVLVVGFGTANGTDYWLVKNSWGTSWGEQGYFRLARNRNNHCGVASDASYPTV